A single genomic interval of Bufo gargarizans isolate SCDJY-AF-19 unplaced genomic scaffold, ASM1485885v1 original_scaffold_1618_pilon, whole genome shotgun sequence harbors:
- the LOC122923446 gene encoding histone H1B-like, giving the protein MAETAPAAAAPPPAEAAAKSKKQPKKSAAAGGAKKSKKPSGPSVSELLVTAVSASKERSGVSLAALKKALAAGGCDVEKNNSRIKVAIRALVTKGTLTQVKGSGASGSFKLNKKQQETKDKAAKKKPAAAKKPAATAAKKPAKSPKKPKKAPAKSPKKTKKPAAAKKAAKSPKKPKAAPKPKKLAKSPAKKAAKPKAAKSPAKKAAKAKKSAAKK; this is encoded by the coding sequence ATGGCAGAGACCGCGCCAGCAGCCGCCGCTCCTCCTCCCGCCGAAGCGGCCGCCAAGTCCAAGAAGCAGCCGAAGAAATCCGCCGCTGCAGGGGGCGCCAAGAAAAGCAAGAAGCCGTCCGGTCCCAGCGTGTCCGAGCTCCTCGTCACAGCCGTGTCCGCCTCCAAGGAGCGCAGCGGGGTGTCTCTGGCCGCCCTGAAGAAGGCTCTGGCTGCAGGAGGATGCGATGTGGAGAAGAATAATAGCCGCATCAAGGTGGCCATCAGGGCTCTGGTCACCAAGGGGACCCTCACCCAGGTGAAGGGCAGCGGCGCCTCCGGCTCCTTCAAGCTCAACAagaagcagcaggagaccaagGACAAGGCAGCCAAGAAGAAGCCGGCGGCGGCCAAGAAACCTGCAGCTACTGCGGCCAAGAAGCCCGCTAAATCCCCGAAGAAGCCCAAGAAGGCTCCGGCCAAGAGCCCGAAAAAGACCAAGAAACCAGCCGCGGCCAAGAAAGCAGCCAAGAGCCCCAAGAAGCCGAAGGCTGCCCCCAAGCCCAAGAAGCTGGCCAAGAGTCCGGCTAAGAAGGCGGCCAAACCCAAGGCTGCCAAGAGTCCGGCTAAGAAAGCGGCGAAAGCCAAGAAGAGCGCGGCCAAGAAGTAA
- the LOC122923448 gene encoding histone H3, with protein sequence MARTKQTARKSTGGKAPRKQLATKAARKSAPATGGVKKPHRYRPGTVALREIRRYQKSTELLIRKLPFQRLVREIAQDFKTDLRFQSSAVMALQEASEAYLVGLFEDTNLCAIHAKRVTIMPKDIQLARRIRGERA encoded by the coding sequence ATGGCCAGGACCAAGCAGACAGCCCGTAAGTCCACCGGTGGGAAAGCTCCCCGCAAGCAGCTGGCCACTAAGGCCGCCAGGAAGAGCGCCCCCGCCACTGGCGGAGTCAAGAAGCCTCACCGCTACCGGCCCGGGACCGTCGCTCTCCGGGAGATCCGGCGCTACCAGAAGTCCACCGAGCTGCTCATCAGGAAGCTGCCCTTCCAGCGCCTGGTCAGAGAGATCGCCCAGGACTTCAAGACCGACCTTCGCTTCCAGAGCTCGGCCGTCATGGCCCTGCAGGAGGCCAGCGAGGCTTACCTGGTCGGGCTCTTCGAGGACACCAACCTCTGCGCCATCCACGCCAAGCGGGTCACCATCATGCCCAAGGATATCCAGCTGGCCCGCAGGATCCGTGGGGAGAGGGCTTAG
- the LOC122923450 gene encoding histone H2A type 1-like, with amino-acid sequence MSGRGKQGGKVRAKAKTRSSRAGLQFPVGRVHRLLRKGNYAQRVGAGAPVYLAAVLEYLTAEILELAGNAARDNKKTRIIPRHLQLAVRNDEELNKLLGGVTIAQGGVLPNIQAVLLPKKTESSKPAKSK; translated from the coding sequence ATGTCTGGACGCGGCAAACAAGGAGGCAAAGTGCGGGCTAAGGCCAAGACCCGCTCATCCCGGGCAGGGCTCCAGTTCCCGGTCGGCCGTGTGCACAGGCTCCTCCGCAAGGGCAACTACGCCCAGAGGGTGGGCGCCGGCGCTCCCGTCTACTTGGCCGCTGTGCTCGAGTATCTCACCGCCGAGATCCTGGAGCTGGCCGGCAATGCCGCCCGCGACAACAAGAAGACCCGCATCATCCCCCGTCACCTGCAGCTGGCCGTGCGCAACGACGAGGAGCTCAACAAGCTGCTGGGCGGAGTCACCATCGCCCAGGGCGGCGTCCTGCCCAACATCCAGGCCGTGCTGCTGCCCAAGAAGACCGAGAGCAGCAAGCCGGCCAAGAGCAAGTGA
- the LOC122923460 gene encoding histone H4 yields MSGRGKGGKGLGKGGAKRHRKVLRDNIQGITKPAIRRLARRGGVKRISGLIYEETRGVLKVFLENVIRDAVTYTEHAKRKTVTAMDVVYALKRQGRTLYGFGG; encoded by the coding sequence ATGTCTGGTCGCGGTAAAGGAGGGAAAGGGCTCGGGAAAGGCGGCGCCAAGCGGCACAGGAAGGTGCTCCGTGATAACATCCAGGGCATCACCAAGCCTGCCATCCGCCGTCTAGCTCGCAGGGGAGGCGTCAAGCGCATCTCCGGCCTCATCTATGAGGAGACCCGCGGGGTGCTGAAAGTCTTCCTGGAGAACGTCATCCGGGACGCCGTCACCTACACCGAGCACGCCAAGAGGAAGACCGTCACCGCCATGGACGTGGTCTACGCGCTCAAGCGCCAGGGCCGCACTCTCTACGGCTTCGGGGGTTAA
- the LOC122923462 gene encoding histone H4, with translation MSGRGKGGKGLGKGGAKRHRKVLRDNIQGITKPAIRRLARRGGVKRISGLIYEETRGVLKVFLENVIRDAVTYTEHAKRKTVTAMDVVYALKRQGRTLYGFGG, from the coding sequence ATGTCTGGTCGCGGTAAAGGAGGGAAAGGGCTCGGGAAAGGCGGCGCCAAGCGGCACAGGAAGGTGCTCCGGGATAACATCCAGGGCATCACCAAGCCTGCCATCCGCCGTCTAGCTCGCAGGGGAGGCGTCAAGCGCATCTCCGGCCTCATCTATGAGGAGACCCGCGGGGTGCTGAAAGTCTTCCTGGAGAACGTCATCCGGGACGCCGTCACCTACACCGAGCACGCCAAGAGGAAGACCGTCACCGCCATGGACGTGGTCTACGCGCTCAAGCGCCAGGGCCGCACTCTCTACGGCTTCGGGGGTTAA